The Chryseolinea soli genome contains a region encoding:
- a CDS encoding SusC/RagA family TonB-linked outer membrane protein has translation MKRPLQSIRDAAVLFMTLVLSLIILPAQSQDAEGKRTLSGRVTAPNKEPIPGVSVYEKGTTTGTLSDADGRFTLTVNTEAVLVFSSIGYVTQEVPLGTQTVVNIAMAEDVRALDEVIVVGYGEQKRSNVTGAISSVNVDNMENKSVLRLDQALQGMAAGVNVTRDGGAPGAAPTIHIRGVGSIGNTEPLWIVDGIRMSPGNQFDVDDVESIEILKDAAASAIYGIRAAHGVILVTTKRGKGSLQVNFKTSLGKRSPIHLPTLLNSADFVRYKKESRLNAGQNPEPAWDNYQDDTDWVKAFYGGSGVVKTYDLSVSKGDDKSNFFLSFGHDTEDGILIDNNYKRYSMRLNSDMKLTKWLKMGESVLLSRVIENPIGNNNENVTGGVPYRSIPIMPIYDATNEFGGWGKGPVYFQGPNPVATQYQQHETRTYSRVDGNVYLEANPLNGLTVRGTVGYNYYNYLGQKFDEAFNYGSFSNPIAALIYSSGNDQTITGNLVATYARSIKKHSFKIMGGYEAMKYDSRHFNVIGNRFPVDMASSINLATGAIATTDKANVNQSRLVSQFGRFNYSYDEKYLLEANIRHDASAPNFAMKNIWGTFPSVSAGWRISQERFFQNVPYITNLKLRANSGSIGSNNSRDFIYLPTYTSQFSTYAFDLNGSNKVPGFFISRFTNADVTWERVVMHDVALDLKAFENKFSISVDYYIKDTKDMLYQVPIPSSSGIAVHNFDPVSPEVNVGTMRNTGFDIDLGYNTSIKKFDINVTGNTSFMKNVLTKLSDDRNGALISGSGGGQIGGMTRTQAGKPVSSFYGYQVQQILNSANDVYAVNSWAADGTYQEAGTGAGDFMYRDLSGPDGGPDGEVTAEHDRTFIGNPWPKMTYALNIGVTYNRIVDVALQFQGVQGVDIFNASKAYTRNFFGDDNTTTDIFEAWTPDHHTNNPRNIASDPNQNWGKPSSYFVENGSYLKLRNIQIGFNVPQRLLEKWHMKKLRFYVNGNNVLTFTKYSGLDPEIAGSNLSRGVDFGYYPQVRTFTGGFELQF, from the coding sequence ATGAAAAGACCTTTACAAAGTATACGCGACGCAGCCGTGCTTTTTATGACGCTGGTGTTGTCACTCATCATCCTTCCGGCGCAATCGCAGGATGCGGAAGGAAAGCGGACCCTATCCGGCCGGGTGACGGCACCAAACAAAGAGCCCATTCCCGGAGTGAGTGTCTATGAAAAAGGAACCACTACCGGCACGCTAAGCGACGCCGACGGCCGCTTCACCCTCACCGTGAATACGGAAGCCGTGCTGGTGTTTAGTTCCATTGGATACGTAACGCAAGAAGTTCCGCTGGGCACACAGACGGTCGTCAACATCGCGATGGCGGAGGATGTGCGGGCTTTGGATGAGGTGATCGTTGTGGGGTATGGCGAGCAGAAGCGTTCGAATGTTACCGGCGCGATCTCGTCGGTGAACGTCGATAACATGGAAAACAAATCCGTTCTGCGCCTGGACCAGGCGTTGCAAGGCATGGCCGCCGGCGTGAACGTGACACGCGACGGGGGAGCTCCAGGAGCGGCCCCCACCATTCACATTCGCGGTGTGGGTTCTATTGGGAATACAGAGCCGTTGTGGATCGTCGATGGCATTCGCATGAGCCCGGGCAACCAGTTTGATGTGGACGATGTGGAATCCATTGAGATATTAAAAGATGCCGCTGCCTCAGCGATCTATGGGATTCGCGCAGCACACGGCGTCATCCTGGTAACGACCAAGCGCGGTAAGGGCAGTCTCCAGGTGAACTTCAAAACTTCCCTGGGCAAGCGCAGCCCCATTCACCTTCCGACCTTACTCAACAGCGCGGATTTTGTGAGATACAAAAAGGAGAGCCGCCTCAATGCGGGCCAGAATCCGGAACCGGCCTGGGACAACTACCAGGACGACACCGATTGGGTCAAGGCGTTTTATGGCGGCAGCGGGGTGGTGAAGACCTATGACCTTTCGGTGTCGAAGGGGGATGACAAAAGTAATTTCTTCCTGTCGTTCGGACATGACACCGAAGATGGCATTCTCATCGACAACAACTACAAGCGCTATAGTATGCGGTTGAATTCCGACATGAAGCTGACCAAGTGGTTGAAGATGGGAGAAAGCGTGCTGCTTTCGCGCGTGATCGAGAATCCCATCGGTAACAACAACGAGAACGTTACAGGAGGCGTTCCCTATCGCTCTATTCCCATCATGCCGATCTATGATGCGACCAATGAATTTGGGGGATGGGGAAAAGGTCCCGTTTATTTTCAAGGCCCTAATCCGGTGGCAACCCAGTATCAACAACACGAGACGCGCACGTATAGCCGTGTAGACGGAAACGTGTACCTGGAAGCAAATCCGTTAAACGGATTGACGGTCCGGGGCACGGTAGGTTATAACTATTACAATTATTTAGGGCAGAAATTTGATGAAGCCTTTAACTACGGATCGTTCTCCAACCCGATCGCGGCGCTAATCTATAGTTCAGGAAACGACCAGACCATCACCGGTAACCTAGTGGCCACCTATGCGCGGTCGATAAAAAAACACAGCTTCAAGATCATGGGCGGCTATGAGGCCATGAAGTACGATTCACGGCACTTCAACGTGATCGGCAACCGCTTCCCGGTGGACATGGCCTCCAGCATCAACCTGGCGACAGGCGCTATCGCCACGACAGACAAAGCCAACGTGAATCAGTCGCGGCTCGTCTCGCAGTTTGGGAGGTTCAACTATAGTTATGATGAGAAGTATTTGCTCGAGGCAAATATACGCCACGATGCCTCGGCGCCGAATTTTGCGATGAAGAACATTTGGGGAACCTTCCCATCGGTGTCGGCGGGTTGGCGAATTTCGCAGGAGCGTTTCTTTCAGAATGTGCCCTACATCACCAACCTAAAGCTGCGTGCCAACAGCGGATCGATCGGGTCCAACAACAGCCGGGATTTTATTTACCTGCCCACCTACACGTCGCAGTTCTCTACTTATGCATTCGATCTGAACGGAAGCAACAAAGTCCCCGGCTTCTTTATCAGCCGCTTTACCAACGCCGATGTGACCTGGGAACGGGTGGTCATGCACGACGTGGCGCTGGATCTGAAAGCCTTTGAGAATAAGTTTTCGATCAGTGTAGATTATTACATCAAGGATACCAAAGACATGTTGTACCAGGTGCCAATACCGTCTTCGTCAGGTATCGCGGTGCATAATTTCGATCCGGTGAGCCCTGAGGTCAACGTGGGGACCATGCGCAATACCGGCTTCGACATTGATCTAGGATATAACACCAGCATTAAAAAGTTTGATATCAATGTGACCGGCAATACCTCGTTCATGAAGAACGTGCTGACAAAATTGTCGGACGATCGCAACGGCGCGCTCATCAGCGGTAGCGGCGGCGGTCAGATCGGGGGGATGACACGCACGCAAGCCGGCAAACCTGTGTCGAGTTTCTATGGCTACCAGGTGCAACAGATCTTGAATTCTGCCAACGATGTCTACGCCGTGAACTCCTGGGCAGCCGATGGTACCTACCAGGAAGCGGGCACTGGCGCCGGCGATTTTATGTATCGAGACCTGAGCGGTCCGGACGGGGGACCGGATGGTGAAGTCACCGCAGAGCACGATCGCACGTTCATTGGAAATCCCTGGCCGAAGATGACCTATGCGCTGAACATCGGCGTGACCTACAACCGCATCGTTGATGTAGCCCTTCAGTTTCAGGGTGTGCAGGGCGTAGACATCTTCAACGCCAGCAAAGCCTACACGCGCAACTTCTTTGGCGACGACAACACCACCACCGACATCTTCGAAGCATGGACCCCGGATCATCACACCAACAACCCGCGCAACATTGCCAGCGACCCGAACCAGAACTGGGGCAAACCTTCCAGCTATTTCGTGGAGAATGGATCATACCTGAAGTTGAGAAACATCCAGATCGGTTTCAATGTGCCGCAGCGGCTGCTGGAGAAGTGGCACATGAAGAAGCTCCGCTTTTATGTGAATGGCAACAACGTGCTCACCTTCACCAAGTACTCGGGCCTCGATCCGGAAATTGCCGGCTCCAACCTGAGCCGTGGTGTTGACTTCGGATACTACCCGCAGGTGCGCACGTTTACCGGTGGTTTTGAACTCCAATTTTAA
- a CDS encoding glycoside hydrolase family 97 protein encodes MKAFYVVLLIFLFALLALTGHSKDRPVEVASPNGQLTVQFELKHGVPFYSVFRHKVAIIKPSALGFVLKDLPALNKDFKIVSAKTGSFDETWTQAWGEVKTIRNQYNSLTLSLEETTGLKRKLDIVFRVFNDGLGFRYVIPEQPNLKSFVILDELTEFALHDDLSAWWIPAIGDDMDSEYLFKNNKVSELKEAVHTPLTMAGKDLYVSIHEAALVDYASMTLLNKGNLTLKCDLVPWANGNRVEATAPLQTPWRTVQLADKPGDLATSYLILNLNEPNVIGDVSWIKPGKYNGIWWGMHLKTQTWEGGPHHGATTANMKALIDFAAAHHLSASLAEGWNEGWEGDWTKSGNFNFTKPYADYDLEEVSRYAKEKNIGLIAHHETGGNVANYERQLEDAFKLCQTYDIHRVKTGYVNRTPSGERHQSQFMVRHYHKVMTLAAQYHIMLDVHEPIKDTGLRRTYPNMMTREGARGTEYEAWSTGNPPSHTTILPFTRCLGGPLDYTPGIFDITFKNDGSHRVHTTLAKQLALYVVIYSPMQMAADLPANYEGKPALKFIEDVSTDWEETRVLNAEIGKYVTTVRKDRNSSDWYLGSITNEDKRTLEVKLDFLKPEQKYVATIYQDGKDADMTSNPLPIDIFQKEVDAASTLTLILAPGGGTAIRFQEKN; translated from the coding sequence ATGAAGGCATTCTACGTCGTATTACTGATCTTTTTGTTCGCCTTGCTGGCCCTGACCGGCCACAGCAAAGACCGCCCGGTGGAGGTCGCTTCCCCCAACGGCCAGTTAACGGTTCAATTCGAATTGAAGCATGGCGTCCCGTTCTATAGCGTCTTCCGCCATAAAGTTGCGATCATAAAACCCTCTGCCCTGGGGTTTGTGCTCAAAGACCTGCCCGCCTTGAACAAGGATTTCAAGATCGTTTCCGCCAAAACCGGTTCGTTCGACGAGACCTGGACGCAGGCTTGGGGTGAGGTGAAGACCATCCGAAACCAATACAACAGCCTGACCCTTTCGCTGGAAGAAACCACAGGACTCAAACGCAAACTCGACATCGTCTTCCGGGTCTTCAACGACGGTCTTGGTTTTCGCTACGTGATCCCCGAGCAACCCAACCTGAAAAGCTTTGTCATCCTGGATGAACTCACCGAGTTCGCCCTCCACGACGACTTGTCGGCCTGGTGGATCCCGGCCATTGGCGACGACATGGACAGCGAGTACCTGTTCAAAAACAACAAGGTGAGCGAGCTGAAGGAGGCCGTGCACACGCCGCTGACCATGGCGGGCAAAGACCTGTATGTGAGCATTCACGAAGCCGCCCTGGTGGATTACGCTTCGATGACGTTGCTGAACAAAGGCAACCTCACCCTGAAATGCGACCTCGTGCCGTGGGCCAATGGCAACCGCGTGGAGGCGACGGCGCCCCTGCAAACGCCGTGGCGCACCGTGCAATTGGCCGACAAACCCGGCGACCTCGCCACGTCCTACCTCATCCTAAACCTGAACGAACCCAACGTCATCGGCGATGTTTCGTGGATAAAACCCGGCAAGTACAACGGGATCTGGTGGGGCATGCACCTGAAAACGCAGACCTGGGAGGGAGGACCTCACCACGGAGCCACTACGGCAAACATGAAGGCGCTCATTGACTTTGCCGCCGCGCATCATCTCTCGGCTTCCCTGGCGGAAGGTTGGAACGAGGGCTGGGAAGGCGACTGGACCAAGTCGGGCAATTTCAACTTTACCAAGCCCTATGCGGACTATGACCTGGAGGAGGTGAGCCGTTATGCCAAAGAGAAAAACATCGGCCTCATTGCGCACCACGAAACCGGGGGCAACGTGGCCAACTATGAGCGCCAGTTGGAAGATGCGTTCAAACTTTGCCAGACGTATGACATCCACCGGGTGAAGACGGGCTATGTGAACCGCACGCCATCGGGTGAACGTCATCAAAGCCAATTCATGGTGCGTCACTATCACAAGGTGATGACGCTGGCCGCCCAGTATCACATCATGCTGGATGTTCACGAACCCATCAAAGACACCGGCCTTCGCCGGACCTATCCGAACATGATGACCCGCGAAGGCGCGCGGGGCACGGAATACGAGGCGTGGAGTACAGGCAATCCGCCCTCGCACACGACGATACTCCCTTTTACGCGTTGTCTAGGCGGGCCGTTGGATTACACGCCCGGTATCTTCGACATCACCTTCAAGAATGACGGCTCCCACCGTGTGCACACCACGCTCGCCAAACAACTTGCCTTGTATGTCGTGATCTACAGCCCCATGCAAATGGCCGCCGACCTGCCGGCCAACTATGAAGGCAAACCCGCTTTGAAATTTATCGAAGATGTGTCCACGGACTGGGAGGAGACCCGCGTGTTGAACGCCGAGATCGGCAAATACGTGACCACAGTGCGCAAGGACCGCAACAGCAGCGATTGGTACCTGGGCAGCATTACCAACGAAGACAAACGAACGCTGGAAGTGAAACTGGATTTCCTCAAACCCGAGCAGAAATACGTCGCCACGATCTACCAGGATGGCAAAGATGCGGACATGACCTCAAACCCGCTTCCCATCGACATTTTCCAAAAGGAGGTGGATGCCGCGTCAACGCTCACCCTAATCCTGGCCCCGGGCGGTGGTACGGCCATTCGCTTCCAGGAGAAGAATTGA
- a CDS encoding DUF6377 domain-containing protein: MKVWFLMGWMLLTTVAMAAPSDSLLTRLNKTIDRKEEYTKTKLTRLEELHQQLNRTPTRDDETRFHLLQEISEEYKAFIYDSAFINIQKLQRLAYKMNDPVRISYARVKLGFILLSSGMFKETIDTLSRMRVQGLPDSIRVDYYAILARTYYDLGDFDRDGYYTQRYTALGNKYVDSAKALCRPTDYNFVYLSGLKNLKNENTREALANLNQLLNEYKLTPHQLAVTASTLSYFYISRNEPDQAIHLLAQAAIADIISATKETAAMSSLAEQLYNRGDLMNAYTFIQQAMDDAIFYGARQRKVQVGSILPVIAAAKVHNVDEQRRRWLIYSTALTVLAILVIVFAVVIYKQLEKLKRTEKALLEANTIKEEYIGYYFNINSEYLGKIEAFKKAVEMKLITKKLEDIKFIVNNINVKKEREELYFSFDKVFLKLFPDFITVFNSYFKEEDRIVLKEGQLMNTELRIFALIRMGIHDTEKIAKILDYSINTIYNYKARVKSKSIVPNEKFEQKIMEIQTV; encoded by the coding sequence ATGAAAGTGTGGTTTCTCATGGGGTGGATGCTGTTGACAACGGTAGCGATGGCGGCCCCTTCCGACAGCCTGTTGACCCGGCTGAACAAGACGATCGACCGGAAGGAGGAGTACACCAAAACCAAACTGACCCGCCTGGAAGAACTCCACCAACAATTAAACCGCACCCCAACCCGGGATGATGAGACCCGGTTTCACCTGCTGCAGGAAATTTCCGAAGAATATAAGGCCTTCATTTACGACTCGGCCTTCATCAACATCCAGAAGCTGCAACGGCTCGCCTACAAAATGAATGATCCCGTGCGGATCTCCTATGCCCGGGTCAAGTTGGGATTTATCCTGCTTTCGTCGGGCATGTTCAAGGAAACCATCGACACCCTGAGCCGGATGCGGGTGCAAGGGTTGCCCGACAGCATCCGGGTGGACTATTACGCCATCCTAGCCCGGACGTATTATGATTTGGGAGACTTCGACCGCGACGGGTACTACACGCAGCGCTATACCGCGCTGGGAAACAAGTATGTTGATTCGGCCAAGGCCTTGTGCCGTCCCACGGATTACAATTTTGTGTATTTGAGCGGGTTGAAAAACCTGAAGAACGAAAATACCCGCGAGGCACTGGCCAACCTGAATCAGTTGTTGAACGAGTACAAGCTCACCCCACACCAACTGGCCGTAACGGCCTCCACGCTCAGTTACTTCTACATTTCCCGCAACGAACCCGACCAGGCTATCCACCTGTTGGCACAGGCCGCCATTGCCGACATCATATCGGCCACAAAAGAAACGGCAGCCATGTCGAGCCTGGCCGAGCAACTCTACAACCGGGGAGACCTGATGAATGCCTACACGTTCATTCAGCAAGCCATGGACGACGCCATTTTTTATGGCGCCCGCCAGCGCAAAGTGCAGGTGGGTTCTATCTTGCCCGTGATCGCGGCGGCCAAGGTTCACAACGTAGACGAGCAACGCCGGCGTTGGCTGATCTACTCCACGGCCTTGACCGTGCTGGCCATCCTGGTGATTGTTTTCGCGGTGGTGATTTACAAGCAGCTGGAAAAATTGAAGCGGACGGAAAAGGCGCTGCTGGAAGCTAATACCATCAAGGAGGAGTACATCGGCTATTATTTTAATATCAACTCGGAATACCTGGGCAAGATCGAGGCGTTTAAAAAGGCCGTGGAAATGAAGTTGATCACCAAAAAGCTGGAAGACATCAAGTTCATTGTCAACAATATCAACGTGAAGAAGGAGCGGGAGGAGCTGTACTTCAGTTTCGACAAAGTTTTTCTAAAGCTGTTCCCGGATTTTATAACGGTGTTCAACTCCTATTTTAAAGAGGAGGACAGGATCGTGTTGAAAGAAGGGCAGTTGATGAACACGGAGTTGCGGATCTTTGCCCTGATCCGCATGGGCATCCACGACACCGAAAAAATTGCGAAGATCCTCGACTACTCCATAAATACCATCTACAACTACAAAGCCCGGGTCAAGAGCAAGTCGATCGTGCCCAACGAGAAGTTTGAGCAGAAGATCATGGAGATCCAAACGGTTTAG
- a CDS encoding NUDIX hydrolase, translating to MDIGKYKSNDRILVAVDCIIFGFDGEALKALLIKRSLQPEKGKWSLMGGFVNQDESTDEAATRVLRQLTGIENIYMEQLYCFSEVNRDTAGRVISIAYFALINIADYNEQLQNEHEARWFPLDKIPTLVFDHKEMVATAKDRLQSKVANHPIGFELLPEKFTLPQLQNLYEAIYESKLDKRNFTKKILSLSILNKLDEKEKVSSKKGAFYYVFDKSKYRKLHREGVKFV from the coding sequence ATGGATATTGGAAAGTACAAGAGCAACGATAGAATACTGGTCGCCGTAGACTGCATCATCTTTGGCTTCGACGGCGAGGCCCTAAAGGCTTTGTTGATCAAGCGGAGCCTTCAGCCTGAAAAAGGCAAGTGGTCGCTGATGGGCGGCTTTGTGAATCAGGACGAGAGCACGGACGAAGCCGCCACCCGGGTGTTGCGGCAGCTCACCGGTATCGAGAACATCTACATGGAGCAGCTCTATTGCTTCAGCGAGGTGAACCGCGACACGGCAGGGCGCGTCATCTCCATCGCCTACTTTGCCCTCATCAACATTGCCGACTACAATGAGCAGTTGCAGAACGAACACGAGGCACGGTGGTTTCCGTTAGATAAGATCCCGACCCTGGTGTTCGATCACAAAGAAATGGTGGCCACGGCAAAGGACCGGTTGCAGTCCAAGGTCGCCAATCACCCCATCGGTTTTGAATTGTTGCCCGAGAAGTTCACCCTGCCCCAATTGCAAAATCTCTACGAAGCCATCTACGAAAGCAAACTGGACAAACGCAACTTCACCAAGAAGATCCTTTCGCTCAGCATCCTGAACAAGCTGGACGAAAAAGAAAAAGTGTCATCCAAAAAAGGAGCGTTCTACTATGTGTTCGACAAGAGCAAGTACCGCAAGCTCCACCGTGAAGGCGTAAAATTCGTGTAG
- a CDS encoding sodium:solute symporter family transporter: MNKALVFEDYLVFVIYFLIVAGYGYWVYQRKKKAVTDTKDFFLAEGSLTWWAIGASLIASNISAEQFIGMSGEGYFVGIAVAAYEWIAAIALIIIAVWFIPIYLKNKIYTMPQFLKTRYNETVALIMAVFWLFLYVFVNLTSILYLGAVAINGLVGGESLHMLMIGLAIFALVITLGGMKVIGYTDVIQVGVLIIGGLATIYLALVMVSEKFGVGSSAIEGFKVLMKEAPDHFHMILSKPGPDASQEYINKYLVLPGIAMYFAGQWIVNLNYWGCNQYITQRALGADLQTARTGILFAGLLKLMMPVIVMLPGIAAFVLYKNGHLPQLEGGSKDGAYSAILGFLPSGLKGLSIAALTAAIVASLAGKLNSISTIFTLDIYKKYIRTDANEQGMVWVGRLTVLGAMLLALIFTWKDLLGIGGEGGFTFIQKYTGFISPGVFAMFILGMFWKRTTGAAAVAGVITGFLLSVFFNQFAPQVLGNETLFYTAYPNGRGGFEIPFLIAMGLSFLFTMIVMILMSLAGPKVNPKAFAIDWEMFKVKTSTQVLILVTILILMALYVKFW; encoded by the coding sequence ATGAACAAAGCACTCGTATTTGAAGACTATCTTGTTTTTGTCATCTACTTTTTGATCGTTGCCGGGTATGGGTATTGGGTATACCAGCGAAAGAAGAAAGCCGTCACCGACACCAAGGACTTTTTCCTGGCCGAAGGCTCGCTCACGTGGTGGGCCATCGGCGCGTCGTTGATCGCTTCCAACATTTCGGCGGAACAATTCATCGGCATGAGCGGTGAGGGATATTTTGTGGGCATTGCCGTGGCGGCGTATGAATGGATTGCCGCGATCGCGTTGATCATTATTGCCGTGTGGTTCATCCCGATCTACCTGAAAAATAAGATCTACACCATGCCGCAGTTTTTGAAGACGCGCTACAACGAAACGGTGGCGCTGATCATGGCGGTGTTCTGGTTGTTCTTGTATGTCTTTGTCAACCTCACGTCTATTTTGTACCTCGGCGCGGTGGCCATCAACGGTTTGGTGGGCGGCGAGTCGTTGCACATGCTGATGATCGGGCTGGCGATTTTTGCGTTGGTGATCACGCTCGGCGGCATGAAGGTGATCGGCTATACCGATGTGATCCAGGTGGGGGTGCTCATTATTGGCGGGTTGGCCACGATCTATCTCGCCCTGGTAATGGTGAGTGAAAAATTTGGCGTGGGATCCAGCGCGATAGAAGGTTTTAAAGTATTGATGAAAGAGGCTCCGGATCATTTTCATATGATCCTGTCCAAGCCAGGCCCCGATGCCTCACAGGAGTACATCAACAAGTATCTCGTGTTGCCGGGTATTGCTATGTATTTTGCGGGGCAGTGGATCGTGAACTTGAACTACTGGGGATGCAATCAATACATCACACAACGCGCATTGGGAGCCGACCTCCAGACGGCGCGCACGGGGATTCTTTTCGCGGGTCTTCTCAAACTGATGATGCCGGTCATTGTGATGTTGCCAGGCATCGCCGCGTTTGTGTTGTATAAGAACGGCCACCTTCCCCAACTGGAAGGCGGGAGCAAAGACGGAGCCTATTCGGCCATCCTCGGTTTTCTTCCCAGTGGCTTGAAAGGGTTGTCCATCGCGGCCCTCACGGCGGCGATCGTAGCGTCGCTGGCCGGAAAGCTCAATAGCATTTCCACCATTTTCACGCTCGACATCTATAAGAAATACATCCGCACGGATGCCAACGAGCAGGGTATGGTTTGGGTTGGGCGGCTCACGGTGCTGGGCGCCATGTTGCTGGCGCTGATCTTTACCTGGAAAGACCTGCTGGGCATTGGCGGGGAAGGGGGGTTCACCTTCATCCAGAAATATACCGGGTTCATTAGCCCGGGGGTGTTTGCCATGTTCATCCTGGGCATGTTTTGGAAACGCACAACGGGTGCCGCGGCGGTGGCCGGTGTGATCACGGGATTCCTGTTGTCGGTGTTCTTCAACCAGTTTGCGCCCCAGGTGTTGGGCAACGAGACCCTGTTTTATACCGCCTATCCGAACGGCCGCGGAGGCTTTGAGATCCCCTTCCTGATTGCCATGGGACTGTCATTTCTCTTTACCATGATCGTGATGATCCTCATGAGCCTTGCCGGCCCGAAGGTGAACCCGAAAGCCTTTGCCATCGACTGGGAGATGTTCAAGGTGAAAACGTCCACCCAAGTCCTGATCCTGGTCACCATTTTAATATTGATGGCATTGTACGTCAAGTTTTGGTAA
- the araA gene encoding L-arabinose isomerase encodes MKDLKTFEAWFVTGSQHLYGEETLKKVAEHSQQIAKALDAAKDIPVKVVFKPVLKSSEEIYRLCQEANAAPNCIGIVAWMHTFSPAKMWIGGLKILNKPLLHLHTQFNRDIPWGTIDMDFMNLNQSAHGDREFGFIMSRMRLERKVVVGHWEDKGVQQKLNVWMRAACGWHDLQGAKFCRFGDNMRQVAVTDGDKVEAEIKFGYAVNGYGIGDLVSVINAVPEGEINALLDEYASKYTLADTLQKAGGKHASLRDAARIECGLRAFLKQGDFKGFTDTFEDLHGLVQLPGIAMQRLMAEGYGFGAEGDWKTAALVRAMKVMATGLKGGNSFMEDYTYHFDPAQQLVLGAHMLEICESIADGKPSCEIHPLGIGGKADPVRLVFNSAPGAALNASIIDMGNRFRLLVNDVEAVKPPHDLPKLPVARVLWKPFPDMPTGCAAWILAGGAHHTCYSQNLTSEHLQDFAEMAGIEFVLIGKNTNLYDFKNMLRWNEVYYR; translated from the coding sequence ATGAAGGACCTGAAGACATTTGAAGCCTGGTTTGTTACCGGCAGCCAGCATTTATATGGCGAAGAAACGCTGAAAAAAGTAGCGGAGCATTCCCAGCAAATAGCCAAAGCGTTGGATGCGGCAAAAGACATTCCCGTGAAAGTTGTTTTCAAACCCGTATTGAAATCATCGGAAGAAATTTACAGACTTTGCCAGGAAGCCAATGCCGCCCCAAACTGCATCGGCATCGTAGCCTGGATGCATACGTTCTCGCCGGCCAAAATGTGGATCGGTGGTTTGAAAATACTGAACAAGCCTTTGCTGCACCTGCACACGCAATTCAACCGCGACATTCCCTGGGGCACGATCGATATGGACTTCATGAACCTGAACCAAAGCGCCCACGGCGACCGCGAGTTTGGCTTCATCATGTCGCGGATGCGCCTGGAACGCAAGGTGGTAGTGGGCCACTGGGAAGACAAAGGCGTGCAGCAAAAGCTGAACGTGTGGATGCGCGCCGCGTGCGGATGGCATGATCTGCAGGGTGCCAAGTTTTGCCGTTTTGGTGACAACATGCGCCAAGTGGCCGTGACGGATGGCGATAAAGTAGAGGCGGAGATCAAATTCGGTTATGCCGTGAATGGTTATGGCATTGGCGACCTGGTGAGCGTGATCAACGCCGTTCCGGAAGGCGAGATCAATGCCCTGCTGGACGAATATGCTTCGAAATATACACTGGCCGATACGTTGCAAAAAGCAGGCGGCAAACATGCCTCCCTGCGCGATGCCGCCCGGATCGAATGCGGGTTGCGTGCGTTCCTGAAACAAGGTGATTTCAAAGGATTCACCGACACCTTTGAAGACCTGCATGGCCTCGTGCAATTGCCGGGCATCGCGATGCAACGCCTCATGGCCGAAGGCTATGGCTTTGGCGCGGAAGGCGACTGGAAAACGGCTGCCCTCGTGCGTGCCATGAAAGTGATGGCCACCGGCTTGAAAGGCGGCAACTCCTTTATGGAAGACTATACCTATCATTTTGATCCCGCACAGCAACTGGTGCTGGGCGCCCACATGCTGGAGATCTGCGAGTCGATCGCCGACGGAAAGCCTTCGTGCGAGATTCATCCACTGGGCATCGGTGGCAAGGCCGACCCGGTTCGCCTCGTGTTCAACAGTGCACCGGGTGCTGCACTCAATGCGTCGATCATCGACATGGGCAATCGGTTCAGGTTGCTCGTCAACGATGTGGAGGCCGTGAAGCCGCCCCATGACTTGCCAAAACTTCCCGTGGCCCGCGTGTTGTGGAAACCCTTCCCGGATATGCCAACCGGTTGTGCGGCCTGGATCCTGGCCGGCGGCGCCCACCATACCTGCTACAGCCAAAACCTGACATCGGAACATCTCCAGGACTTTGCCGAGATGGCGGGCATCGAGTTTGTGCTGATCGGAAAAAATACAAACCTGTACGATTTCAAAAATATGCTTCGCTGGAACGAAGTGTATTACCGCTAA